Sequence from the Castanea sativa cultivar Marrone di Chiusa Pesio chromosome 12, ASM4071231v1 genome:
tttttcttttttctttctttggttttgtcAAGTGGTGGGTTCTTCTTcatttccttctctcttttttttcttaatttttatttttattatttttttaagaaaacacttttggatgaattcttatgctattttttgaaatacccACTTTCATCtatatccaatttttttaaaagtataatatattaatttttgttttatttaagaggaacatgatggtaaatttatataaacattattttcaaccaaacttaaaagttttccatccgtccacttttccaccctctcaactaaacacaaatgaggaaaactaaaaatttttctatcctcccacttttccatcctctctctattttctatcctctcaacTAAGgatccgtttggttggaggggtggaaaagtgagaggatagaaaatggtgaaagaatggaaaagtgggagaacagaaaatattttattttctctcctttttgtttggttgagagtggaaaaatggaaggatggaaaaaatgagtttaaataaatttactcatatacccttgTTAAAGAATGATGCttaacaaaaaagtgacaaaaaaccacacaaaaaaaagagcaatcatcctaatttattaaaaataaaaataatatcccaAAAATAGAAGAGGCAATGTTAttaccaggaaaaaaaaaaaaaaaaaaaagaggcacgCCAAgccctagaaaatcaaaagaaacaaaaagaataggaaaaaagaaGTGCAACGGTactgaaaatcaaaagaaaaaaagaatagaaaaaaaaggcaacagcccaggaaaaaaaaaaaaacaaaaaacaaaaaaagggaaaCAGTACCTTCCtaatgaaaaaatagaaaaaagaaaaaggcaactgcccagaagaaggaaaaaaaaaaaaaaaaaaaaacaagaaaagagcAACGTACTGCccagtgaaaaagaaaaaaataataaaggcaACTTCAAGAATGTGCACATaggtatttttgtcaattaagaaaaaaatcgTCCCTactcagttttctctccattttggggagaaaatTTTTTGGTAGGCCCGGGAAGAAAACACTTGGGCCCCatcatttcttttcctttctcccCACCTAAtcaaacacactcaaaaaaaatttccttcctattttctctccaaagttttccatccactctatttcacctccaaacaaacacaccctaagttCTCTTCTCTCTATTGAAGCATAAAACTACATACACATATGTTAAattattgtgtatatatattgttaagaaAAAGACTAAGGGTGCAATTGAATTGAAGAAGGGtaaaacaaaattgaagaatGGAAGCAAGTGTGGTTTGAAGACAACTATTGTACAAACAAAGCAGTGTGATCAAAGCAGAAACCAAAAAAGGCTTAAGGTGTGGTTGAAGAAATTACTTGTAATTTTGAAGAGTTAGGCAAAAGCATGTAAGTTACACGTGTGAGAGAGTAGTTAGCTAGTTAGTTAAGTTTAAGAGTGACACTTGTCTTAATATTATTGGAGGAGAGTTTTTAGGGAATTCTGTTAGAGTTTGTTAGAGTTTTTCCCGCGCTTTTGTTCCTATCTCTGATTTGTAACTGCTAGTATAAATAGTTCTTAATATGTGTAATTTAGTTAGTCTTTGTAATTCATGAGAACTTagcaataaaattttctctctttcactcagaattttctctctgtttctcgAGTTTTCTTGATCTTTCTATGATTTGCTTTCCTTGATTTGAGGCTTCTTGTTTTAGCTTGTGATTttaacatatatacatataccgATGCAGTGCGGTTTCTCATCGGAGTGCAAACTAACCACCGCTCACCACACTGGCTATCTTCGGTGTGCCTAGATTGCCCCCGACCACCATACCAAACACCTACGGTGCTTTGCAGCGGCCAAATCGGTTCAGCGCCAACTGGTTTCATCAGTAACAGTTAGATCCTAAATAGTTGATATGAGAATGTTACGATAAGGGTAGCTCTTGTTGCAGAAAAGATAAGGGAGAGTCGcttgagatggtttggtcatATATAGAGGACACACAGGTAAAAAAGAGTAAGTTGGTACAAGTTAAGGGAacgaaaaaaatttagaagaagacccaaaataatattagtagaagtaataaaaaatgagttatcAATTAAGGAATGGATATAGTATACGACTTCCGAAATAGTAGAATGGACATAAAGATGGCCAACAACCCTAACTAACTAACTTGTTGAAAGGGGACCCCAAAATTTGGGATTAAGgcttgttgtttttgttgtttgaagCATATTGTTTCTCTCACATAAAATGGCGGTTCCGACAATCCTTTTTTTTCTATAGCAATAGTCacaattcttgaaaaaaattcatagCAGCACACAAAGTTTCATACCATATATTACAGAAAtgcccccaattttttttttaaaatttttattgaagcTAAGAAAACGCAAAAATAATTTCCATGGAAAGGTCACTTGAGGAATTGTAACCTATGTTAGTCTAAATCAGAATATGAAGCAAAGCAATTCAGTTTTAGTTAAAACATAAGAGAAtgaatttgtgaaaattaaattataaaaaattgtttgattaATGGGAAATGCGCACTCATTCACTGTGGGACTAAAATGACTGGTTGttgtgtgagaaagagagaatcaaGGCTCAAAAGTCAAAAGTCTTGAACCAAGTTGAAGGCCAACCTTGGTAGGGGCAACTGCACGTTGAAGGCAAGGCAAGAGAttctaaaagagagagaaaagttgaGAACATCTACCTCCTTTTCCTTAAACCTTCAGTGAGTCCACTTAACACCCAAAACTCAAGTCACGCGTCTAAATCAAAATATGAAGCAAAGAAATTCAGTTTCAATTAAAACAGAAGAGAATGATTatgtgaaaattaaataataataataaaatgtttgaATAATGGGAAATGCATACCCATTCATTGTTGGACAGAAATGGTTGATtgttgtgtgagagagagagagagagagagagttagggCTCAAAAGTTAAAAGTCTTGGACTGAGTTGAAGCCGACCTTGGCAGGGGCAACTGCACATTGAAGGCAAGGCAAGAGGTTCTAAAAGAGAGCAAAATAGAGAACACCTGTCTCCTTTTCCTTGAACCTTCATTAAGTCCACTCACCGaaggaatggaatgtatttaagtaagggaaaagaatggaaaagaattgaatggaatgaaactaagtaaccttgattggatgttttaaaataaaggaagggaagaaatgaaaataaatggaatgtaagtaatcttgtttgggagtaacatagaggaaatgaaatggaatcattttatgtaaatattattattagacctctattttaaaataaagagttgaatatataggggtattttgggagtcttagtaaaaaattcattaaatctaattttattccctcccatttctctcaatttcggggggaatgaaaatttgaggttttaagataatagagaggaatgaatgTTCTCTCctacccattccattccttcccacttaaactcccaaacaaggggaatggactttccattccttccattaaaactcccaaacaagggaagggaagaatattctaaaattattcttttcattcatttccattctattccattccttCCTCCCAAACAAGGCCTTAGGTgggtaaaatgtaaaatttcaaaccataggtagaaaatttaaatttcagtcaaaccaCATAtgggtaatttgtaatttgccCATAATTTTAATGTGGGTGAAAGAGGAACGaacaaaaaattggaaatttaaagtcacaaaaagagagaaattgatAAATGAGAGCTACACTCAACCAAATGGTAAAAACTGTTTAAAAATCAATACAAAAGACTTAATTAGGAAACCCACATCTTTGCCATTAATACATACATAACAGtccttaacaaaaaaaactactacCATGATTACTACCTTGATTACTACACTTTCAATAGTCAAAACACCttacaaaacaaacacaactACTACACTTCCAAACAACTTTAAAACTCTCAACTTTGTGAGTTGAATACATACTTCAAAATTAGGTAGCTCATTATAATACCATATCAAATTCAATTATCAACTGATACaaatttccttatcaaaaaaaaaaaaaaaaactgatgcAAATTTATTACTGAGGACCATGTAATTATCTCCCATCTTCCACAAATTTCAATACTTGCTCTCTGATGCTATCATAATCAGCAGTTGTACTAGTAGAACAACCAGTGCCTACATCAATGTTGAAAGAGTGACTAGTTGCACTAAGCAAGTATTCAGTCTTTTCTCCATCGACATTAATGTTTCCCAATGGAGTTTTTTCCATACTTCTCAATCTCTCCAGCACCTTTGCCACTTCTTTCATGAAAGGCCTATCCTCCCCTCTCAAACTTAGGCACCTTTCTGCAAGATTAGCAATTTCCTTTAGTTGCTCAATATTACCCTCACTGACAATGTGATCTTCAAGAATTTGAAGTAGGCGATCCTCTTTTatagcaaaaacaaaagatattGCTAGATTTCTATCAATTTTCTAGCCTATCAAAAGAAAGTGCCTTCTTACCTGTTAACAACTCTGCCATAACAACACCAAAGCTATATACATCACTTTTTTCAGTTAGTTGGCTAGTTTGCATGTATTCTGGGTCCAAGTACCCCAGAGTTCCCTGCACCAAAGTGTTCAATTGTGTTTGATCAAGAGGAACTAGCCTTGAAGCTCCAAAGTTAGCCACTTTTGCTGTATAATCATCATCCAATAGTATATTCGTAGTTTTCACATCTCTATGTATAATTGAAATAGAAGTTGACGAATGCAAGTATGCAAGTGCTCCTGCAATTTCTGTTGCAATTTTCAGGCGTTTCTCCCATGAAAGTAAGGATGATAGACTTTTATCATGAACGTGATTGGAAAGAGTCCCATTTGTGATGAATTCATAAACTAGTAAGGGAACTTCTGTTTCTAGACAACAACCAAATAGCTTAACCACATTCCTATGGTTAATTTAGGTAAGGACAATCATTTCATTTATGAATTGCTCAATTTGGCTTTGATCACCAATTTTGGACTTCGTAATGGTAACTACTGTGTTATCTGATAATACtcatctatatttaatgaaaatacagattagtATTGAGAccaaaaaaattcagatttgtatttaatgaaaatacagatcagttttgagaccaaaaaaaaaaattcggatatgtatttaatgaaaatacagattagttttgagtttaaaaaaaaaagaaaaaaaaagaattgatgatcattagcagattttgaaatcaaagaaaaaattaaaacaagcAATCAACTAAAGAACttgtcaaagaaaatttcaactaaatatcTAAGCATGGAAAACATGAATTAAAAAACAAGGaacaataaaaatcaaacatatTAACTGCACTCATGCAATGAACAATCACAACATACTAGTtaatggaaaggaaaaaaaaatagatagaaGAATATAACTAAATATCTTGCATGAGCATGCTCTTcaaatgaaagaatattttagaaatcaaagaagtttCCACTTGTTTGAGGTCTAAAATACTTTACATACAAAAATGAAGTTCTTAAAGCAAAAGCCTCCAAAACGTCTTTAACGTAAGGGGAGCAGAGAAGTCCGAAAAGAAGAGcccttaattttgattttttttttctttatttatagaggttgggatgcttaaaaaataagttgaatgaGATCAGATACGAATTGGAACacgtccttatctctaaaaattcGAAAAAGATAGGCTTTATCTCAATCAAGAAGCTCCCGGGCCAAGCCAAGCATTTAGGCCAATTAGAACTTGGGAAGTGGCTATCGGCACTTGCCatgtgccaatcggcactccaAGAGTACCAACAGGCCCTCTTGGGTGCCAGGCCCCCATTCgagttttggtttgatttggactccttttttgagcattttttaGCCGAAAATTGCACCTAGACGAGTTTTTTATtcgtattctaaaaattaatcccTTTTTCTTGATATTCAGGTCTTTAAAGTTATAATTATCTGATagataaatatttcaaaaagacTTGATTATCCATAACTTCTTTGTTATCTTATTATGCACTTTATTCTCATCCACCCAAACAAAATGTATGCAAACCGTAAAAACTTAatcttgtgatatctttcaatctaaCAGTCCGATTCAGGAATCGAACATACCGTCACGATCGTTAGAatcttaaaatcatttttatgatttgcaatgaatgaattaatgcatgtaatgcaactctaaattttgggtttaTGAATGGTCACTTTAGtcatcttccaagattaaattgTGGGTGCAAAATCGAATGTCTACAATTGTTCTTGAAGATTATGTAGAAGTCAAAGAACAAAATATAGATATTTCTGAAGAAATTCTTGTTATGGAAGAAGATCCTAAAGTCAAGATTATTATGGAGGAGAATAATGAAGATCTTATTATAGAAGATCTTGAAGTCTAGATGATAGAGATCATTGAGGAAGAAATTGAAGAGGAAAGTTTCAAGGATCTCAATGAAATCAAATCATATGATTGTTAATCTCAAGATCCTTTATTTTGGTGGTAAGCAATACACCgaagtttattgattttattgggGTTGAGAAgactaaggaaaaagaaattcaagttGCTTTGTTTATTCCATTGATGAGTTGCAAGTATGAAAAGAAGACCAAGGGGCTCAAGAactcgaagtatttgtttatttggagcggaagattttagatttcaaagatgaacttgaggacgagtttgtttcaaatggaagggtctgatgtaggacaaaatctacaatttaatttttgtaattatttaattttaatatttttacgtaaaaaaagttattttagattttggtgatttatttccttgtttttaggtgcttttatttatttttaagtgaaatttGGTTCCTATTatggttaggtattaattaAAGTTGCTTTAGAATATATTTCcttatctgtcaagttttacagagcccttaaataggctcttaagtttgtacacattttttaacaatttttcatccaatcaataaaattcagacttttgtctttctattttctgGTGGATTCTAGATCCTTTATCCTTGTGGATTCGAGGAACCCTTGTAGATTTGAGGTTATTTTCAGAAGCAaatgtgttttgtttctttttttctagaaGTAGACATGTCCTGCTTCTTGCCGCTTCTACATCGCGCATCACTATCCCAATTTTATGACAATCCCctggtaacaaaaaaaaaaaaacaaaaaaacaaaaacaaacaaacaaacaaacaaactacaCCACACGCAAATGTTATTAATGACATTTCAACATCAAAAcgttaaatatttttaaaaatcttatgaAATATAAATTAGAAATTCAAACAATTCCCTACTTTCCCTGCTACttgttataaaacaaaaaataaacatgcaacatcaatcatatgaaaacaaaaaaataatataattaaagaataaaaattattcacaaaaagaaaggaaagcataGGTAGATGAAAGAAATgagtaatcaaaccttaggaatGGTTGGAATGTGTTTTGTAGAGCATAAACCAGGACCATTAAAATTGTGAAGAAAAGTAAAATTGGAATAGAATGAGAACCTCTTCCTTTATAAGATACAAAAATGCCCAAAAGCATGCATCATAGATCCCGAGAGATCCCTTTCAAATTCCATAGCATTTATTGAAAAAGAGGAGAGTTGTATATTAAGGTTCCTAAACTGGTGTGGTAACTGGCAAGATGCACCATTAGTTGAGTAAGAGAGGAAGGAACTTGGGATTTCTGATTTGTGTTTGACTATTATAGAAGAGGAGGTGAACCTGAAAATAGGCGGGTCTGATATTAAAGAAGAGTAGAATGTtttattcatccaaaaaaaaagagcacaatgttttaatttaaaacgCAGAATTCTAAAAGGGAAGGTGAACCTAACgttttattcagcaaaaaaaaaaaaaaacttaaatttagatAGATGGAGCGAAATTGGACTTCGATTTTAGATTTAAATTGAACaacttgaaaaataattttggtagTGGTCCCCACATATATCTAGACACATGGTACAAAATTGGAACTCtcatttggaattctaatttaaCTTTCTTTGAGCTTCatctattaatatatactagcatgtaactccatgcaagcccatggatacatttaaaattaaacaaaatttttattataaaaatataaataattagtcaaattaattttttttaaacttgtaacacatgcattcatgcatacatatagatacatttaaaattaaacaaaaattttatcataaaatatagataattagtaaaattattttttaaagtaaacgtaattagttacatattaaaattcttacctaaatttaatactatttatgatcatttttttttctaatttttaataaggtaGAACGtgtggtaatttttgttatatggtgatttttattgagtatatgtgattttttttaaaattttatagttcattaatattagatttttagtattttgcactcattaactcacttgacacaaaaatttaaaaacttaagtagacacatATAACaagcttaagtggataattatggtgtagttcccatataaatttagacacatggcacaaaattggattataatttcaaattctaattcaattttctctaaaatttacctattaatacatatatatatatatatatatatagatgacttataaatttgaatttttttagttatatgattatgttttttttatggtttattatattggactcctcggtttctacactaaattactattttggcacaaaaatttaaaattttagattagatgggacacgtggtgcaaaattaaactcgaattgaaattcaatttttacactaaattaactcacttggcataaaattctaaaatttagattagatgagacacatggagcaaaattatactctaattgaatttcaatttgaaattttattggattttctctctgctttacctattatatatatatatatatatatatatatatatatatagattaattcacttggtacaaaattctaaaatttagatttgatgaaacacatgacgcaaaattagactctaattgaattctaatttaaaatttaattggattttctctctattttacctattattatatatatatacttatatatatatatttatattatagacACAGAAAAATTGGCAAATGTTGTACACATTTCCAAAATAGGTACAATATTTACCATATTTTTAGAAATGTGTACAATATTTGCTACTTTTTGTGTCTATAATGTAATCTTACTTTGCAAGTACAATATAAACATACAAAgatccttaaaaaataaacaaaaacaaagacaagCTCAAACCAAATTAGtgtacttgaaaaaaaaaaaaaaaaaaggcaactcACCAAATTGACCAAACCTAAAACACTATTCATGAGCCTTttggctctttttatatatttaattggaATAGGAATATaacttatataaaatttaggtagctttttatgttgaattttcttatttaaaatccattattttaagtttttaatatgACTAATTCACTAGATGGTGACTGAGTTAGATTACTAAtgttaaccctttttttttgtgaaaactaaaactataataaattttacactAAAGAAAACTTACAAACCCATGTGATAATGGAGTAATGGAGTAACGAAAAATATGAAGTGAGAATTTATTCTTGATTTTATGAAAGAGAAAGTACATGAGGTTTAATCTTAATCTATATAGAGATAGATATGGGCCATTTGATGTTGGTAATATCGTGGGTCGTGAGCCCGATTATCAAGGAGAAAGACATTagcttcttttttcattttttttccttattctcCTTCTAGATTTTCCTAGCATCTTCTGCTTCTTCTTacatctatctctctctctcctaacaACTCAATGTTTATGATATCTGTTATCATCTTCAACCACCCCCACCGTAACAACAACAATGAGACTATTGAGATTTAAGCTAAGAGAGGGAGCCTATGCCATTGACGTggtttcaattttcttttagattccTTATCTATCATGTGTCTTAGAGAATGGGagatttttaaataatagaggacccaaaccctaaaaataATGTCATACAAAAGTTCAATTGCACCTCCACTTCTGTCAAATTGTCTaagtgtttctctctctctctctctctctctctctctctctctctctctctttatatatatatatatatatatatatatatatatatatgtataattttagggtaaattacaacttacccatcTCTATTTTAACCAAAGTTTAAGTTGtctacctgtggtttgaaatttgacactttacccactagaagtttgaccgaaatttaagttgcttaccTATAATTTGAAATCCTATAATGCAAGTGATCCATtggattattttttatcttatttaatcTTGTAATTTTAcgtttttggtatttttgaagGAGAGAGACTTAAAAGTTaagaaaaattacatatttagcacTATTTTTAATAGAGTTGGGTTACGAAACTCTAACTGAGCTAACcttaggtgggtaaagtgtaaaatttcaaaccataggtagacaacttaaatttcagccaaaccatatgtgggtaagttgtaatttgcctaTAATTTTAATGTGGGTGAAagaggaatgaaaaaaaaaactttggaaatTTAAAGtcacaaaaaaagagagaagtgGATAAATGAGAGCTACACTCAACTAGATGATAAAAACCGTTTAAAAATCAATACAAAAGACTTAATTAGGAAACCTACATCTTTGCCGTTAATACATACATAACAGTCCTTAACAAAAAACTACTACCATGATTACTACACTTCCAATAGTCAAAACACCTTACAAAACAAACACAATTACTACACTTCCAATAGTCACACCTTATCAGTCAAAAAAAATAGTCACACCTTACAAAACAAACACAATTACTACACTTCCAAACAACTTTAAAACTCCCAACTTTGTGAGTTGAATACATACTTCAAAATTAGGTAGCTCATTATAATACCATATCAAATTCAATTATCAACTGATACAAATTTATTACTGAGGACCAAGTAATTATCTCCCATCTTCCacagatttcaatacttgttctCTGATGCTATCATACTCAGTAGTTGTACTAGTAGAACAACCAGTGCCAACATCAATGTTGAAAGAGTGACTAGTTGCACTAAGCAAGTACTCAGTCTTTTTTCCATCGATATCAATGTTTCCCAATGGAGTTTTTTCCATACTTCTCAGTCTCTCCAGCTCCTTTGCCACTTCTTTCATGAAAGGCCTATCCTCCCCTCTCAAACTTAGGCACCTTTTCGCAAGATTAGCAATTTCCTTTAGTTGCTCAATATTACCCTCACTAACAATGTGATCTTCAAGAATTTGAAGTAGGCGATCCTCTTTTATAGCAGAAACAAAAGATATTGCTAGATTTCTATCAATTTCTGGCCTATCAAAAGAAAGTGCCTTCTTACCTGTTAATAACTCTGCCATAACAACACCAAAGCTATATACATCACTTTTTTCAGTTAGTTGGCTAGTTTGCATGTATTCCGGGTCCAAGTACCCCAGAGTTCCTTGTACCAAAGTGTTCAATTGTGTTTGATCAAGAGGAACTAGCCTTGAAGCTCCAAAGTCAGCCACTTTTGCTGTATAATCATCATCCAATAGTATATTCGCAGTTTTCACATCTCTGTGTATAATTGACATAGAAGTTGACGAATGCAAGTATGCAAGTGCTCCTGCAATTTCTGTTGCAATTTTCAGGCGTTTCTCCCATGAAAGTGAGGATGATAGACTTTTATCATGAACGTGATTGGAAAGAGTCCCATTTGTGATGAATTCATAAACTAGTAAGGGAACTTCTGTTTCTAGACAACAACCAAATAGCTTAACCACATTCCTATGGTTAATTTGGGTAAGGACAATCATTTCATTTATGAATTGCTCGATTTGGCTTTGATCACCAATTTTGGACTTCTTAATGGCAACTACTGTGTTATCTGATAATACTCCTCTATACACAGTTCCATAGCCTCCTTGGCCCAGGACTCTACTCTCGTCATAGTTGTTGGTGGCCTTTTTGAGCTCTTCTGTAGTAAAGATTTTGGTTGTCTCGATAGACTTTTGGTGATTAGAGAGTTTCTGTTTTAACAATAAGCCACCATTTTGttggaagaatttttctttgagtttgatgatctttctttttttcaatccCCAATATATCCAAGAACATCCCAGAAGCAGTACTAAGAGGCTTATTATGCTGATACCTACACACATTCAAACATGCATTTTTCACTAAGAacaatgttttaaatttatacTTTTGTTAGTATCGTTGTCTATTTAATGGCAAACATTTTAACACAGTAAAAGgacattaaatatttaatatacgTATCATATAAAGATGAATGAATCAAGATTTCAATTATACCGTTAATAGTGACTCAGTGACTGCCACATAAATATAAATCTCCTATGAGCGGCTTTAATAAAATCCAACTCATGCCAAATtatatcaaaactaaaaatatggACAGATAAAATAGAACTGGTGAACCAAGTTTTGAATTGACATCCTTTTTAAAAGTACAATGTTACTTGGTTAGCTGAGAAGAAGACAATTTGCCcagaatatataatttctttagAAATATCAAGGCTTATTTATCAAAGACTGAACCTCCCACAAGTAGTACTAAGAGCCTAAGAGGCCATCCATATTGTTTTAATTTGCACCTTGAGCTAGCGAACCTAGTTGAGAATCTCAATCAGTAGCCTCGTTTATATAATCAATGTGCGGACCCgtctaaatttcttattttctgcATGGTCCATGACggtgaataataataataattaatccTATTGATATCATTTCCGCAACTAAAGAGCTCAACCCGTCACCCaatcaaaaacaacaacaacaacaacaacagcaataataataataataataaatcctaTTGATATCATTTCCGCAACTAAAGAGCTCAACCCGTCACCCaatcaaaaacaagaaaaaacaaaaactctcaAGTACAA
This genomic interval carries:
- the LOC142620795 gene encoding wall-associated receptor kinase 3-like — encoded protein: MGAWHPRGPVGTLGVPIGTWNVVKLFGCCLETEVPLLVYEFITNGTLSNHVHDKSLSSLLSWEKRLKIATEIAGALAYLHSSTSISIIHRDVKTTNILLDDDYTAKVANFGASRLVPLDQTQLNTLVQGTLGYLDPEYMQTSQLTEKSDVYSFGVVMAELLTEDRLLQILEDHIVSEGNIEQLKEIANLAERCLSLRGEDRPFMKEVAKVLERLRSMEKTPLGNINVDGEKTEYLLSATSHSFNIDVGTGCSTSTTADYDSIREQVLKFVEDGR
- the LOC142618609 gene encoding wall-associated receptor kinase 2-like, coding for MLFWENSGAMGFHSMLVLVTCVGVMLTAIMAAAAIAYPLALPNCSDSCGNVKIPYPFGTTEGCYLKERGDFFINCSKSHDQPDEPMSGNIPVTNISIEGEMNFMMYSSINCYNQSGTPLSNNTESWLQVPDYTVSVTKNKFVAVGCDTYAFLNGTLKDAPFTIGCLSKCNDTRNIVNGDCSGIGCCQIDIPEGLTDIDFAAYSFHNHSDVWSFNPCSFAFIIQKDKFSFSSAYLTSLQNNETFPMVLDWAIGNETCKVAQNKGNYICGGNSTCSDLKNGSGPGYRCKCKKGYDGNPYLKDGCQDIDECNDKKICPVKQICVNEVGSYHCSCIEGYHKVEGVCFRNSPAISPSGQPTSQSSLTIYLAVGISIISLLVLLLGCSWIYWGLKKRKIIKLKEKFFQQNGGLLLKQKLSNHQKSIETTKIFTTEELKKATNNYDESRVLGQGGYGTVYRGVLSDNTVVAIKKSKIGDQSQIEQFINEMIVLTQINHRNVVKLFGCCLETEVPLLVYEFITNGTLSNHVHDKSLSSSLSWEKRLKIATEIAGALAYLHSSTSMSIIHRDVKTANILLDDDYTAKVADFGASRLVPLDQTQLNTLVQGTLGYLDPEYMQTSQLTEKSDVYSFGVVMAELLTGKKALSFDRPEIDRNLAISFVSAIKEDRLLQILEDHIVSEGNIEQLKEIANLAKRCLSLRGEDRPFMKEVAKELERLRSMEKTPLGNIDIDGKKTEYLLSATSHSFNIDVGTGCSTSTTTEYDSIREQVLKSVEDGR